Proteins from a single region of Styela clava chromosome 1, kaStyClav1.hap1.2, whole genome shotgun sequence:
- the LOC120325496 gene encoding kelch-like protein 25, whose protein sequence is MEEKINTDSKEHAVEILQQLNEYRKTGRHCDFMIKAGSEELPVHKNIVSASSDYFKAMLSHENVETKSGVVEIKEIDEVCVKKCVDFIYTGDAYVAKEKRETLMGVAHMMQLQRLCDSIAIFLEDDLDPRSFFQTKNIANRYNCKQLEEKCNQFALQRFEEIAESDEFMDLDEKFISFLMESKETKAKIEVKCKMLLAWTKHDIDERKECFLGLVMKFQLIKMSLSYRKFLVENEPLIFESAKSLQLLTLSVFNSHHGYISSKDVNLTENKQLVVFDKTSQRMHSHDVDDKTWTPMQTIDQAIIQNNLYSAVVMESYISVICENGLFYRLEYAESNAKWEQMTNTNLKCAYAVALDGFVYGIEHQNYSNMERYDPSNNSWTRLTNKSLILAYESLVAADGKVFCIAGLNRQGRATNQVEIYDPVTSTWSMDSRSLNAARYSASATATEEVIYIMRGYDDGNTIFNTVEFRSSVTKTWMMLKPMKTAREEFSSCVIDEKVYVIGGNQNSANIEEYDPETKEWKIIETIQGKNVTPLATVALFM, encoded by the coding sequence atggaagaaaaaatcAATACAGATTCTAAAGAACATGCTGttgaaattttacaacaattaaatgaatatcgtAAAACTGGTCGTCATTGTGATTTCATGATCAAAGCTGGATCTGAGGAACTTCCTGTTCATAAGAATATTGTGTCGGCAAGTTCcgattattttaaagcaatgttatctcatgaaaatgttgaaacaaaatctgGTGTCGTTGAAATAAAGGAAATTGATGAagtttgtgttaaaaaatgtgTTGATTTCATTTACACTGGGGATGCTTATGTTGCCAAAGAAAAACGTGAAACACTCATGGGTGTCGCTCACATGATGCAGCTGCAAAGACTTTGTGATAGTATCGCAATTTTTCTGGAAGATGATCTTGATCCTAGAtcgttttttcaaactaaaaatattgCGAATAGGTACAACTGTAAACAACTTGAGGAAAAATGCAATCAATTTGCATTGCAACGTTTCGAAGAAATTGCCGAGTCTGATGAGTTTATGGAtcttgatgaaaaatttatttcatttctgatggaATCAAAGGAAACAAAAGCAAAGATAGAAGTGAAATGTAAGATGTTGTTGGCATGGACCAAGCATGATATTGATGAAAGAAAAGAATGTTTTCTTGGTTTGGTGATGAAATTTCAGTTGATAAAAATGAGTTTGTCATATAgaaaatttcttgttgaaaatgaACCACTGATATTTGAATCTGCAAAATCTCTTCAGTTATTGACTTTGTCAGTTTTTAACAGTCATCATGGATATATCAGTTCAAAAGATGTCAATTTAACAGAGAATAAACAGCTTGTTGTTTTTGACAAAACTTCCCAAAGAATGCATTCTCATGATGTTGATGATAAAACATGGACACCAATGCAAACCATAGATCAAGCAATTATACAGAATAATTTATATTCTGCTGTAGTGATGGAATCTTACATTTCTGTAATTTGTGAAAATGGATTGTTTTATAGACTTGAATATGCTGAATCAAATGCAAAGTGGGAACAAATGACAAATACTAATCTGAAGTGTGCATATGCAGTTGCACTTGATGGTTTTGTTTATGGTATTGAGCATCAGAATTACTCAAACATGGAAAGATACGATCCATCAAATAATAGTTGGACCAGACTAACAAACAAATCATTGATTCTAGCATATGAATCTTTGGTGGCTGCTGATGGAAAGGTGTTTTGTATTGCTGGATTGAATCGACAAGGTCGAGCAACAAACCAAGTTGAGATTTATGATCCTGTCACATCAACTTGGTCAATGGATAGTAGATCATTGAATGCAGCAAGATATTCTGCTTCTGCAACTGCTACAGAGgaagtaatatatattatgaGAGGTTATGATGATGgaaatacaattttcaatacTGTTGAATTTCGTTCATCTGTAACTAAAACCTGGATGATGTTGAAACCAATGAAAACTGCAAGAGAAGAGTTCAGTAGTTGTGTGATTGATGAGAAAGTTTATGTCATAGGTGGAAATCAAAATTCTGCAAATATAGAAGAATATGATCCTGAAACAAAAGAATGGAAAATTATTGAAACCATTCAAGGAAAAAATGTAACTCCACTGGCTACTGTTGCATTATTTATGTAA
- the LOC144424396 gene encoding uncharacterized protein LOC144424396, whose protein sequence is MALRLTDATSWSTFFKSLGIPDERSDEYGNTFHANELTETELPQLDKNTLKSDLGITILAHQIKILNHSQQNISNSSQPTKLNLPVKLPEFSTRMSSSDFRTALSVWTTFKNLQPHASVHANDLLYSACDQAVQKIINNTCSEFRDLTEKEFLSKIRNIVTLELNPLTHRTKFMDMQQHTGETVTQFVARLLSVAHDCEYICPSEACKFDQTDWHVRDQLIKGICNTTLQADILSKCADKKALITLEEVVKYATAYESAIRNQETIHCHTQSYSVSHFATQRQRQKRSPSKKSSSGRIACRGCGSLNHGSTEMDRKNRCPAWGKTCSHCRKDNHYKKVCFSAKSNAIQAQSMTSSESQSDSDSVDEKANLSVISLYNVGDPHSSLAEIKIQISHTSSTANSICSKPVTALPDSGASICVAEHPYISYLHISKRVLQKCNKSIRIVGGSTIKAYCYANVNINIIGYGKQTKQQLYFTEPGIKLRHLYLSKDACIALDILPKSFPLPSPHASSINSLTSTRSPTKPSITNQRVQSLPTRPMSIPFPPTEDNITRLKQYILDSFKASAFDRSPPFPTMQGPPAHIYLKPKAIPYARHTPIPIPIHMEKPAKQKLLDDVEKGIVKPVPPGMITPWCSPMVTLLKKNGSIRRTIDLQKLNAQCIREAHYNPSPFKAACKIPPNTKKSILDITDGYHSVPLDEESQPLTTFITPWGRFMNTRLIQGFKSAGDIFNRNLDLILEESNIEKVQHVVDDLCLYESDIQSSFYQVWDFLTLSVQKGIVFNPDKFKFCQDTIIFAGLKITPAGIAPAPALLDSIKNFPPPTNIHDARSWHGLVNQISWAYAISPIMLPLKKGSKFIWDDTLQSIFEKSKAKLITLCEEGIKSFDLHRPSLIQCDWSKDGIGYLLLQKYCTCGTNEAPNCCPDGWHLVYAGSRHTSQAERNYAPIEGEALAVAWSLDHAKSFILGCKDLIVVTDHKPLIPLFSNRQLSDISNPRVLRFRSKVSQYDFSIHHCCGKWHRGPDALSRNPVLSASNPTDEDLFAAELEDDTTWSLMHETIQALNCYIENENGPLTDRAITIDRLQNACQADKSHKLLHETISSGFPPTRSATSPEVRSYWELRNRLSCFDNKIIVLDNKRFVIPRQLRSSVLHTLHSAHQGCTNMVARAKDCVYWPGMNKCILNFKSSCSTCSYIAPSQVQETIIPTPPPQWPFQQICADLFYLNGNDYLAITDRFSGWIEIAHFHRSPSTNHIIPVFEQLFTRFGCAEELSTVLMVALSLLQRNSRNFWKFGV, encoded by the coding sequence ATGGCGCTGCGACTAACAGATGCTACCAGCTGGAGTACTTTTTTCAAATCTCTCGGCATCCCCGATGAGAGATCCGATGAATATGGAAATACATTTCATGCTAATGAGCTCACTGAGACTGAATTACCACAGCTGGACAAAAATACTCTTAAAAGTGATTTGGGTATAACAATCTTAGcacatcaaattaaaatattgaatcattCTCAGCAAAACATATCCAACTCTTCTCAGCCCACCAAACTAAATCTGCCCGTAAAGTTACCTGAATTCTCAACTAGAATGTCTAGTTCTGATTTTCGCACTGCTTTATCCGTGTGGACAACATTCAAGAACCTTCAACCACATGCAAGTGTTCATGCCAATGATTTACTTTACTCTGCATGTGATCAGGCAGTTCAAAAAATCATCAACAACACATGTTCAGAGTTCAGAGACTTAACCGAAAAGGAATTCCTATCTAAAATCAGGAACATTGTCACACTAGAATTAAATCCTCTTACGCACAGAACAAAATTCATGGACATGCAGCAACATACTGGGGAAACAGTCACACAGTTTGTAGCCAGACTGCTTTCTGTGGCACACGACTGCGAATACATATGCCCAAGCGAAGCATGCAAGTTTGATCAAACCGACTGGCACGTTCGGGATCAGCTCATCAAGGGCATTTGCAACACAACCCTTCAGGCTGACATACTGTCCAAATGCGCAGACAAAAAGGCCCTTATTACCTTAGAAGAAGTTGTTAAGTATGCCACCGCTTACGAATCGGCTATTCGAAATCAAGAAACGATACACTGCCACACACAATCATATTCTGTATCACACTTCGCCACACAAAGACAACGTCAAAAGAGAAGCCCTAGCAAGAAGTCATCTTCAGGACGCATTGCATGTAGGGGATGTGGCAGTCTTAATCATGGATCCACAGAAATGGACAGGAAGAATCGATGCCCAGCATGGGGAAAAACTTGTTCTCACTGTCGAAAAGATAATCATTACAAGAAAGTATGCTTCTCCGCAAAAAGCAATGCAATACAGGCACAGTCCATGACATCATCCGAGTCCCAGTCAGACTCAGATTCTGTGGATGAAAAAGCCAATCTGAGCGTAATTTCACTTTATAACGTTGGAGATCCACACTCCTCATTAGCTGAAATCAAAATTCAGATCTCTCATACTTCGTCTACAGCAAACAGCATCTGCTCCAAACCTGTGACAGCACTACCGGACAGTGGAGCATCAATATGTGTCGCTGAACAtccatatatttcatatttgcacATATCGAAGAGAGTTCtacaaaaatgtaacaaaagCATTCGCATTGTAGGAGGTAGTACTATCAAAGCTTACTGCTATGCCAACgtaaacataaatattattggatatggtaaacaaacaaaacaacaactaTACTTTACTGAACCTGGGATAAAGCTACGCCATCTATATTTAAGCAAAGATGCATGTATAGCATTGGACATCCTACCGAAGAGTTTTCCACTGCCATCACCTCATGCCAGCTCAATAAACTCTCTTACGAGCACAAGGTCTCCCACAAAACCCTCAATCACAAATCAACGGGTTCAATCACTACCGACCAGACCTATGTCTATTCCTTTTCCTCCAACTGAGGACAACATAACTAGACTGAAACAGTACATTCTGGATAGTTTCAAGGCTTCCGCCTTTGACCGATCTCCACCATTCCCCACAATGCAGGGACCACCTGCACACATCTACCTCAAACCGAAGGCTATCCCATATGCACGCCACACACCGATTCCAATACCCATACATATGGAGAAACCAGCAAAGCAAAAACTACTGGACGATGTCGAAAAGGGCATAGTAAAGCCCGTACCTCCAGGCATGATCACACCATGGTGTTCACCCATGGTCACACtcttgaagaaaaatggatctATCCGGCGAACTATTGATTTACAGAAATTGAACGCCCAGTGCATACGAGAAGCTCACTATAATCCATCTCCATTCAAAGCTGCCTGCAAAATTCCTCCTAACACGAAAAAGTCTATTTTGGACATCACTGATGGCTATCATAGCGTCCCACTAGATGAGGAAAGTCAACCACTGACAACGTTCATCACACCATGGGGAAGATTTATGAACACACGCCTTATTCAAGGTTTTAAATCTGCAGGAGATATTTTCAATCGCAACCTCGATCTCATTCTAGAAGAGTCAAACATTGAAAAAGTACAGCATGTAGTGGATGACCTATGCCTATATGAGAGTGACATTCAATCATCCTTCTATCAAGTTTGGGATTTTCTCACACTGAGCGTTCAAAAGGGGATAGTATTCAACCCTGATAAATTCAAATTCTGTCAGGATACCATCATATTTGCTGGCCTTAAAATAACCCCTGCTGGGATTGCACCTGCCCCAGCGCTTCTTGACTCCATCAAAAACTTTCCACCTCCGACAAACATTCACGACGCTCGAAGTTGGCACGGCTTGGTAAATCAAATATCATGGGCTTACGCCATCTCCCCCATTATGCTCCCATTAAAAAAGGGATCCAAATTCATATGGGACGACACTCTTCAAtctatatttgagaaatcgaaAGCGAAACTTATCACCCTATGTGAAGAAGGGATCAAATCATTTGACCTTCATCGACCATCTTTGATTCAATGCGACTGGAGCAAGGACGGCATTGGCTATCTACTTCTACAGAAATATTGTACCTGCGGTACAAATGAAGCCCCAAATTGTTGCCCCGATGGTTGGCATCTCGTATACGCCGGCTCTCGGCACACTTCACAAGCTGAAAGAAACTATGCACCCATCGAAGGCGAAGCGCTTGCGGTTGCTTGGAGCTTAGACCATGCCAAGTCTTTCATCCTCGGCTGTAAAGATCTCATTGTAGTAACCGATCACAAACCCCTCATCCCATTGTTCAGCAACCGACAACTATCTGACATCAGCAACCCACGCGTGCTGAGATTCAGATCAAAAGTTTCTCAATACGATTTCTCCATACACCACTGTTGTGGAAAATGGCACAGAGGGCCAGATGCGCTTTCAAGGAATCCAGTACTTTCTGCCTCTAATCCAACTGATGAAGACCTCTTTGCTGCTGAACTAGAGGACGACACCACTTGGTCTCTCATGCACGAGACAATACAAGCCTTAAATTGTTACATTGAAAACGAGAATGGACCTCTTACGGATCGGGCAATAACTATCGATAGGCTTCAAAACGCTTGTCAAGCTGACAAATCACATAAGCTGTTACATGAAACCATTTCTTCTGGATTCCCTCCCACAAGAAGTGCCACTTCACCGGAGGTTCGCTCCTATTGGGAACTACGTAACAGACTATCTTGTTTCGACAACAAGATCATTGTTTTAGATAACAAAAGATTCGTTATCCCTCGACAGCTCAGATCATCTGTGCTCCATACACTACACAGTGCCCACCAGGGCTGCACAAATATGGTCGCTAGGGCAAAAGATTGTGTGTACTGGCCGGGAATGAACAAATGCATTCTCAACTTCAAATCTTCTTGCTCCACTTGCTCCTATATTGCACCATCTCAAGTTCAAGAAACTATCATACCAACACCTCCACCCCAATGGCCTTTTCAACAAATCTGTGCTGACCTATTTTATCTAAATGGTAACGATTACTTAGCAATCACAGACAGATTCAGTGGATGGATTGAAATTGCCCACTTTCACCGATCACCTTCCACAAACCACATCATTCCTGTTTTCGAACAACTTTTCACGCGCTTTGGCTGTGCTGAAGAACTCAGTACGGTACTGATGGTGGCCCTCAGTTTGCTTCAGAGGAATTCAAGAAATTTCTGGAAATTTGGGGTGTGA
- the LOC144424383 gene encoding uncharacterized protein LOC144424383 — translation MDASMKPVRLDLNLNSPSAAKEWKHWRKTFENYIEELEMSVQEGQSVNKLKRLINSVSHNVYEYIEDVDAYSKAMEVLHNLYVKTPNEIFARHLLVTAKQQTGQSIDEFLQTLRNLSKDCNFKDVSAAQYRDELIRDSFINGILSNNIRQRLLENKDLTLELAFSQASSLIWRNVIRQHMKHLESTNCNLRHWPLPKPLSTMKV, via the coding sequence ATGGATGCATCGATGAAACCAGTGAGACTTGACCTAAATCTGAATTCTCCAAGCGCGGCAAAGGAATGGAAGCACTGGCGAAAAACATTTGAGAACTACATTGAAGAATTAGAGATGAGTGTACAAGAGGGCCAGTCTGTGAATAAACTCAAGAGGCTAATCAACTCAGTATCTCACAATGTTTATGAATATATTGAAGATGTGGACGCTTATAGTAAAGCTATGGAAGTGCTACATAACTTATATGTCAAGACGCCGAATGAAATATTTGCACGACATCTGCTAGTTACGGCAAAGCAACAAACTGGTCAATCCATCGACGAATTTTTACAAACTCTGCGTAATCTAAGTAAAGATTGTAATTTTAAAGATGTTTCTGCCGCGCAGTACCGCGACGAACTTATACGTGATTCTTTTATCAATGGTATTTTGTCAAATAACATCCGACAACGTCTTTTGGAAAACAAGGACTTGACTCTTGAATTAGCGTTTTCACAAGCTTCATCACTTATCTGGCGCAACGTAATTCGTCAGCATATGAAGCATCTCGAATCGACGAATTGCAACCTTCGGCATTGGCCACTTCCGAAACCTCTTTCGACAATGAAGGTATAG
- the LOC144424345 gene encoding kelch-like protein 6, whose protein sequence is MGVAHMMQLQRLCDSIAIFLEDDLDPRSFFQTKNIANRYNCKQLEEKCNQFGLQRFKEIVQSDEFMELDEKFISFLMESKETKAKEEVKCKMLLAWTKHDIDERKECFLSLLMKFQLTKMTLSYRRFLVENEPLLYRSFESLRLLTISILDSTGNSSSKDINWGENKQLVVFDKTSQRMHSHDVDDKTWTPMQTIDQAIIQNTLYSAVVMETYIYVICMNGSFYRLEYAESNAKWEQMTNTELQYARAVALDGFVYGIEYQNYSNIMERYDPSNNKWSRLTNKSLILAWEALVAADGKVFCIAGRNQGQQGQPTNKVEIYDPVTSTWSMDNKSLNEARDCAFATSTEEGIYVMGGYDLNQRSTLINVEFRSSVTKTWMMLKPMKNARAGAFSSCVIDEKVYVIGGNGNPANIEAYDPETKEWKIIETIPGKNIFPRATVAISI, encoded by the coding sequence ATGGGTGTCGCTCACATGATGCAGCTGCAGAGACTTTGTGATAGTATCGCAATTTTTCTGGAAGATGATCTTGATCCTAGAtcgttttttcaaactaaaaatattgCGAATAGGTACAACTGTAAACAACTTGAGGAAAAATGCAATCAGTTTGGATTGCAACGTTTTAAAGAAATTGTCCAGTCTGATGAGTTTATGGaacttgatgaaaaatttatttcatttctgatggaATCAAAGGAAACAAAAGCAAAGGAAGAAGTGAAATGTAAGATGTTGTTAGCATGGACCAAACATGATATTGATGAAAGAAAAGAATGTTTTCTTAGTTTGTTAATGAAATTTCAGTTGACAAAAATGACTTTGTCATATAGAAGATTTCTCGTTGAAAATGAACCTTTACTATATAGGTCATTTGAGTCACTCCGATTGCTAACCATATCCATCCTAGACAGTACTGGGAATTCCAGTTCGAAAGACATAAATTGGGGAGAGAATAAACAGCTTGTTGTTTTTGACAAAACTTCTCAAAGAATGCATTCTCATGATGTTGATGATAAAACATGGACACCAATGCAAACCATAGATCAAGCAATTATACAGAATACATTATATTCTGCTGTAGTGATGGAAACTTATATTTATGTCATTTGTATGAATGGATCGTTTTATAGACTTGAATATGCTGAATCAAATGCAAAGTGGGaacaaatgacaaatactgagcTTCAGTATGCACGTGCAGTTGCACTTGATGGTTTTGTTTATGGTATTGAATATCAGAATTACTCAAACATTATGGAAAGATATGATCCATCAAATAACAAATGGTCCAGACTTACGAACAAATCATTGATTCTGGCTTGGGAAGCTTTGGTGGCTGCTGATGGAAAGGTGTTTTGTATTGCAGGAAGAAATCAAGGTCAACAAGGTCAACCAACTAACAAAGTTGAGATTTATGATCCTGTCACATCAACTTGGTCAATGGATAATAAATCATTGAATGAAGCAAGAGATTGTGCTTTTGCAACTTCAACAGAGGAAGGAATATATGTTATGGGAGGTTATGATCTTAATCAAAGATCAACTCTCATTAATGTTGAATTTCGTTCATCTGTAACTAAAACCTGGATGATGTTGAAACCAATGAAAAATGCAAGAGCAGGGGCATTCAGTAGTTGTGTGATTGATGAGAAAGTTTATGTCATTGGTGGAAATGGAAATCCTGCAAATATAGAGGCATATGATCCCGAAACAAAAGAATGGAAAATCATTGAAACAATAccaggaaaaaatatttttccaagagCAACAGTTGCAATATCAATATAA
- the LOC144424371 gene encoding kelch-like protein 24, with protein sequence MEEKINTDSKEHAVEILQQLNEYRKTGRHCDFMIKAGSEELPVHKNIVSASSDYFKAMLSHENVETNSGVVEIKEFDEVCVKKCVDFIYTGDAYVAEEKRETLMGVAHMMQLQRLCDSIAIFLEDDLDPRSFFQTKKIANRYNCKQLEEKCNQFALKRFKEIAQSDEFMDLDEKFISFLMESKETKAKEEGKCKMLLAWTKHDIDVRKECFLGLVMKFQLIKMTLSYRRFLVENEPLIIGSGKYLQSLTLSILDSTGNVSSKDFNFTENKQLVVFDQTSRRIHSHDVDDKTWTPMQTIDQVIIQNTVCSAVVMESYIYVICKNGPFYRLEYAESNAKWEQMTNTNLYGTCAVALDGFVYGIEYHKYSNIMERYDPSNNIWTRLTNKSLILAWESLVAADGKVFCITGTNQQDRVTNQIEIFDPVTSTWSMDNRSLNEARYQASATATEEGIYVMGGKNVDGKSLTTVEFRSSVTKTWMMLKPMKNARQYFSSCVIDEKVYVIGGNGNPANIEEYDPETKEWKITETIQGKNIFPLASFAINI encoded by the coding sequence atggaagaaaaaatcAATACAGATTCTAAAGAACATGCTGttgaaattttacaacaattaaatgaatatcgtAAAACTGGACGTCATTGTGATTTCATGATCAAAGCTGGATCTGAGGAACTTCCTGTTCATAAGAATATTGTGTCTGCAAGTTCcgattattttaaagcaatgtTATCTCATGAAAATGTGGAAACAAATTCTGGTGTCGTTGAAATAAAGGAATTTGATGAagtttgtgttaaaaaatgtgTTGATTTCATTTACACTGGGGATGCTTATGTTGCCGAAGAAAAACGTGAAACACTCATGGGTGTCGCTCACATGATGCAGCTGCAAAGACTTTGTGATAGTATCGCAATTTTTCTGGAAGATGATCTTGATCCTAGAtcgttttttcaaactaaaaaaattgcaaataggTACAACTGTAAACAACTTGAGGAAAAATGCAATCAATTTGCATTGAAACGTTTTAAAGAAATTGCCCAGTCTGATGAGTTTATGGAtcttgatgaaaaatttatttcatttctgatggaATCAAAGGAAACAAAAGCAAAGGAAGAAGGGAAATGTAAGATGTTGTTGGCATGGACCAAACATGATATTGATGTGAGAAAAGAATGTTTTCTTGGTTTGGTGATGAAATTTCAGTTGATAAAAATGACTTTGTCATATAGGAGATTCCTTGTTGAAAATGAACCATTGATAATTGGATCTGGAAAATATTTACAGTCATTGACTTTATCAATTTTAGACAGTACTGGGAATGTCAGTTCGAAAGATTTTAATTTCACAGAGAATAAACAGCTTGTTGTTTTTGATCAAACTTCTCGAAGAATACATTCTCATGATGTTGATGATAAAACATGGACACCAATGCAAACCATAGATCAAGTAATCATACAGAATACAGTATGTTCTGCTGTAGTGATGGAATCTTACATTTATGTGATTTGTAAAAATGGACCGTTTTATAGACTTGAATATGCTGAATCAAATGCAAAGTGGGAACAAATGACAAATACAAATCTTTATGGTACATGTGCAGTTGCACTTGATGGTTTCGTTTATGGTATTGAGTATCATAAATACTCGAACATTATGGAAAGATATGATCCATCAAATAATATATGGACCAGACTAACAAACAAATCATTGATTCTAGCTTGGGAATCTTTGGTGGCTGCTGATGGAAAGGTGTTTTGTATCACAGGAACGAATCAACAAGATCGAGTAACAAACCAAATTGAGATTTTTGATCCTGTCACATCAACTTGGTCAATGGATAATAGATCATTGAATGAAGCAAGATATCAAGCTTCTGCAACTGCTACAGAGGAAGGAATATATGTTATGGGAGGTAAAAATGTTGATGGAAAATCTCTCACTACTGTTGAATTTCGTTCATCTGTAACTAAAACCTGGATGATGTTGAAACCAATGAAAAATGCAAGACAATATTTCAGTAGTTGTGTGATTGATGAAAAAGTTTATGTCATTGGGGGAAATGGAAATCCTGCAAATATAGAGGAATATGATCCAGAAACAAAAGAATGGAAAATCACTGAAACAATacaaggaaaaaatatttttccattggcaagttttgcaataaatatataa
- the LOC120325509 gene encoding kelch-like protein 23: protein MGVAHMMQLQRLCDSIAIFLEDDLDPRSFFQTKKIANRYNCEQLEEKCNQFALQRFIEIAQSDEFMDLDEKFISFLMESNETKAKEEGKCKMLLAWTKHDIDERKECFLSLVMKFQLTKMTLSYRRFLVENEPLLFESMQSIQSLTLSILDSHGDISSKDFNLTKNKQLVVFDQTSQRMHSIDVIDKTWTPMQTIDQAIIKNLYSAVMMEPYIYVICTNKLFYRLEYAESNAKWEQMANTNLQYACVVALDGFVYGIEYGGRPNIMERYDPSNNRWTRLTNKSLILYGESLVAADGKVFCIAGHSDQQHRATNQVEIYDPVTSTWSMDNRSLNEARYRASATVTEEGIYVMGGCNVNGTSTLTTVEFRSSVTKTWMMLKPMKNARFNFSSCVIDGKVYVIGGNGNSANIEEYDPEIKEWKIIETIQGKNIFPRATVAISI, encoded by the coding sequence ATGGGTGTCGCTCACATGATGCAGCTGCAAAGACTTTGTGATAGTATCGCAATTTTTCTGGAAGATGATCTTGATCCTAGAtcgttttttcaaactaaaaaaattgcgAATAGATACAACTGTGAACAACTTGAGGAAAAATGCAATCAATTCGCATTGCAGCGTTTTATAGAAATTGCCCAGTCAGATGAGTTTATGGAtcttgatgaaaaatttatttcatttctgatggaATCAAATGAAACAAAAGCAAAGGAAGAAGGGAAATGTAAGATGTTGTTAGCATGGACCAAACATGATATTGATGAAAGAAAGGAATGTTTTCTTAGTTTGGTGATGAAATTTCAGTTGACAAAAATGACTTTGTCATATAGAagatttcttgttgaaaatgaACCATTGTTATTTGAATCTATGCAGTCTATCCAGTCACTGACTTTGTCAATATTAGACAGTCATGGGGATATCAGctcaaaagattttaatttaACAAAGAATAAACAGCTTGTTGTTTTTGATCAAACTTCTCAAAGAATGCATTCTATTGAtgttattgataaaacatgGACTCCAATGCAAACCATAGATCAAGCAATTATAAAGAATTTATATTCTGCTGTAATGATGGAACCTTACATTTATGTGATTtgtacaaataaattattttatagacTTGAATATGCTGAATCAAATGCAAAGTGGGAACAAATGGCAAATACAAATCTTCAGTATGCTTGTGTAGTTGCACTTGATGGTTTTGTTTATGGTATTGAGTATGGAGGGCGCCCAAACATTATGGAAAGATATGATCCATCAAATAATAGATGGACCAGACTAACAAACAAATCATTGATTCTATATGGAGAATCTTTGGTGGCTGCTGATGGAAAGGTGTTTTGTATTGCAGGACATTCTGATCAACAACATCGAGCAACAAACCAAGTTGAGATTTATGATCCTGTCACATCAACTTGGTCAATGGATAATAGATCATTGAATGAAGCAAGATATCGTGCTTCTGCAACTGTCACAGAGGAAGGAATATATGTTATGGGAGGTTGTAATGTTAATGGAACATCAACTCTCACTACTGTTGAATTTCGTTCATCTGTAACTAAAACCTGGATGATGTTGAAACCAATGAAAAATGCAAGATTTAACTTCAGTAGTTGTGTGATTGATGGGAAAGTTTATGTCATTGGTGGAAATGGAAATTCTGCAAATATAGAGGAATATGATCCCGAAATAAAAGAATGGAAAATCATTGAAACAATacaaggaaaaaatatttttccaagagCAACAGTTGCAATATCTATATAA